From the Streptomyces sp. KMM 9044 genome, one window contains:
- the istA gene encoding IS21 family transposase gives MKNSREIMEILEAYDLTGSYRAAAELTGVDHHTVARYVKMRAAGQHPDQRRHRARAIDDYLPKIEELVVRSHGKIRADVVHKRIVAMGFTGGERTTRRTVAEAKAQFRAGRRRVYRPWVTEPGLWIQYDFGDGPTIAGRKTILWCAWLAWSRFRIVIPIWDKTLPTVTSCLDATFRRIGGVPAYVLTDNEKTVTTDHVAGIAVRNPEIVEVARHYGTTIRTCLPADPETKGGSEATVRIAKADLVPKDVNLREHYKTFGELEAACRAFCDEVNSRTHRATRRKPVERLAEERQRLHPLPRRSFTAAFGTTRRVNWESTISVEGVRYSVPHELIDNRVWARFHGDELIVTAVGEDGSAREAARHRRGQPGSPVLDDAHSPPRENKDNDRTPKATSAEEAAFLQLGPGAASWLVEAGATGVRRIKAKMAEAVALSKLYSVAEVDRALGTARFADKDLLSIVDYQATREHTEPVRRSEEHSLQPGTSAWSSFGLPTQPISDVSEYDESDLA, from the coding sequence GTGAAGAACAGCAGGGAGATCATGGAGATCCTTGAGGCGTACGACCTCACGGGCAGTTACCGCGCTGCGGCCGAACTGACCGGCGTCGACCACCACACGGTGGCCCGCTATGTGAAGATGCGGGCCGCCGGCCAGCACCCCGACCAGCGCCGTCACCGGGCCCGCGCGATCGACGACTATCTGCCGAAGATCGAGGAACTGGTGGTCCGTTCGCACGGCAAGATCCGCGCGGACGTGGTGCACAAGAGGATCGTCGCGATGGGCTTCACCGGCGGGGAACGCACCACCCGCCGCACCGTTGCCGAGGCGAAAGCCCAGTTCAGGGCCGGTCGGCGGCGGGTCTATCGGCCATGGGTGACCGAGCCGGGGCTGTGGATTCAGTACGACTTCGGCGACGGGCCGACCATAGCCGGCCGCAAGACCATCTTGTGGTGCGCCTGGCTGGCCTGGTCTCGGTTCCGGATCGTGATCCCGATCTGGGACAAGACGCTGCCGACGGTCACCTCGTGTCTGGACGCGACGTTCCGCCGGATCGGCGGGGTGCCGGCCTACGTCCTGACGGACAACGAGAAGACGGTCACTACCGATCACGTCGCCGGGATCGCGGTCCGCAACCCGGAGATCGTCGAGGTCGCCCGGCACTACGGCACGACCATACGCACGTGTCTGCCCGCGGACCCGGAGACGAAGGGCGGTTCCGAGGCGACGGTCCGGATCGCGAAGGCCGACCTGGTGCCGAAGGACGTCAACCTGCGCGAGCACTACAAGACCTTCGGCGAGTTGGAGGCGGCCTGCCGGGCGTTCTGCGACGAGGTCAACTCCCGCACCCACCGGGCGACTCGGCGCAAGCCGGTCGAGCGGCTCGCCGAGGAACGTCAGCGGCTGCACCCGCTGCCGAGGAGGTCGTTCACTGCCGCGTTCGGCACCACCCGGCGGGTGAACTGGGAGTCCACGATCTCGGTCGAAGGGGTCCGCTACTCCGTTCCGCACGAGCTGATCGACAACCGGGTTTGGGCCCGGTTCCACGGCGACGAGCTGATCGTCACCGCGGTTGGCGAGGACGGCTCGGCCCGCGAGGCCGCCCGTCACCGCCGCGGCCAGCCGGGCTCCCCGGTCCTGGACGACGCTCACTCCCCGCCGCGGGAGAACAAGGACAACGACCGCACCCCGAAGGCCACGTCAGCAGAGGAGGCTGCCTTCCTCCAGCTCGGTCCCGGGGCAGCGTCCTGGCTGGTCGAAGCAGGGGCAACCGGGGTCCGCCGCATCAAGGCGAAGATGGCCGAGGCCGTCGCCCTGTCCAAGCTCTACTCGGTGGCCGAAGTCGACCGGGCCCTGGGCACCGCACGCTTCGCGGACAAGGACCTGTTGTCCATCGTCGACTACCAGGCCACCCGCGAGCACACCGAACCCGTCCGCCGCAGCGAGGAACACTCCCTGCAGCCCGGCACCTCCGCCTGGTCCTCCTTCGGCCTGCCCACCCAGCCCATCTCCGACGTCTCCGAGTACGACGAAAGCGACCTCGCCTGA
- a CDS encoding ATP-binding cassette domain-containing protein, translating into MTIHVSRCCFGYRRRGLVLQDLTLDLPSGCVVLLGPNGAGKSTLLGLLASALIPSAGSVTLGDLDTRRRGDLKRYRQQVGWLPQQVTPVPGLRVREQAAYAGWLKGLSRRDAWDRSLGAIKQVGLDELADRSAAQLSGGQLRRLGIAQTMVHSARVVLMDEPTAGLDPTQRKVFRGLLDDLKDQASFVVSTHQTEDLEDSYDSVLLLDRGNILFQGPTVSFLDLAPGQVASGRRAEAAYAGLVKGEV; encoded by the coding sequence ATGACCATCCATGTCTCGCGCTGTTGCTTCGGCTACCGGCGCCGGGGACTCGTCCTGCAAGACCTGACGCTTGACCTGCCGTCAGGGTGCGTTGTGCTTCTCGGGCCGAACGGCGCCGGTAAGTCGACGTTGCTGGGACTCCTCGCATCCGCACTCATTCCAAGCGCAGGTAGCGTGACGCTCGGTGACCTGGATACCCGCAGACGGGGCGATCTGAAGCGGTACCGGCAGCAGGTTGGCTGGCTGCCGCAGCAGGTGACTCCGGTACCGGGGCTGCGTGTCAGAGAGCAGGCTGCGTATGCCGGATGGCTGAAGGGCCTGTCGCGGCGGGATGCATGGGACAGATCGCTGGGCGCGATCAAACAGGTAGGACTGGATGAGCTGGCCGACCGTTCTGCCGCGCAGCTGTCTGGGGGGCAGCTGCGTCGCCTGGGTATTGCTCAGACGATGGTGCATTCGGCGCGAGTGGTCCTGATGGATGAACCAACCGCCGGCCTCGACCCCACGCAGCGCAAGGTGTTCCGCGGCCTCCTGGACGACCTGAAGGACCAGGCGAGCTTCGTCGTTTCCACCCACCAGACCGAAGACCTGGAAGACAGCTACGACTCGGTCCTGCTCCTCGACCGAGGAAACATCCTCTTCCAGGGGCCGACCGTGTCTTTCCTCGACCTTGCTCCGGGCCAGGTGGCATCCGGACGCCGGGCTGAAGCTGCCTATGCCGGTTTGGTGAAGGGGGAGGTGTAA
- the hemB gene encoding porphobilinogen synthase, producing MTTYGSFPGTRPRRLRTTPAMRRMVAETRLHPADLILPAFVREGIGEPVPIEAMPGVVQHTRDTLKKAAAEAVAAGISGIMLFGVPEESKKDALGTPGTDPDGILQVALRDVRAEVGDDLLVMSDLCLDETTDHGHCGVLDDRGRVDNDATLERYAEMAQVQADAGAHVVGPSGMMDGQIGVVRDALDQIGREDVAILAYTAKYASAFYGPFREAVGSSLKGDRKTYQQDPANARESLRELALDLAEGADMVMVKPAGPYLDILARVADAVDVPVAAYQISGEYAMIEAAAEKGWIDRDRAVLESLTGIKRAGAQNILTYWAVEVARTLR from the coding sequence ATGACGACGTACGGATCTTTTCCCGGCACCCGGCCCCGGCGTCTGCGGACCACCCCCGCCATGCGCCGGATGGTCGCCGAGACCCGGCTGCACCCCGCCGACCTCATCCTGCCCGCCTTCGTGCGCGAGGGGATCGGTGAGCCGGTGCCGATCGAGGCGATGCCGGGCGTGGTGCAGCACACCCGGGACACCCTGAAGAAGGCGGCCGCGGAGGCCGTGGCGGCCGGGATCTCCGGGATCATGCTGTTCGGCGTGCCCGAGGAGTCCAAGAAGGACGCCCTCGGCACCCCCGGCACCGATCCGGACGGGATCCTCCAGGTCGCCCTGCGGGACGTGCGGGCCGAGGTCGGGGACGACCTGCTCGTCATGTCCGACCTGTGCCTCGACGAGACGACGGACCACGGGCACTGCGGAGTCCTGGACGACCGGGGCCGCGTCGACAACGACGCCACCCTTGAGCGGTACGCCGAGATGGCGCAGGTCCAGGCCGACGCGGGTGCCCACGTCGTCGGGCCCAGCGGGATGATGGACGGGCAGATCGGCGTCGTCCGTGACGCCCTCGACCAGATCGGCCGCGAGGACGTCGCGATCCTCGCCTACACCGCCAAGTACGCCTCCGCTTTCTACGGCCCCTTCCGCGAGGCCGTCGGTTCCTCGCTCAAGGGCGACCGCAAGACGTACCAGCAGGACCCGGCCAACGCCCGTGAGTCCCTGCGGGAGCTGGCCCTCGACCTCGCCGAGGGCGCCGACATGGTGATGGTCAAGCCGGCCGGCCCCTACCTCGACATCCTCGCCAGGGTCGCCGACGCCGTGGACGTGCCCGTCGCCGCGTACCAGATCTCCGGTGAGTACGCGATGATCGAGGCCGCCGCCGAGAAGGGCTGGATCGACCGCGACCGGGCCGTCCTCGAGTCGCTCACCGGCATCAAGCGGGCCGGTGCGCAGAACATCCTCACCTACTGGGCGGTCGAGGTGGCCCGCACCCTGCGCTGA
- a CDS encoding DUF7224 domain-containing protein — MSIAPRIGLLLIIWLLAYRDSVTELVTRGYWDSVAGQSSSLLVWTAPAVAACGAWEGMRVRQARTLQGAPARTFTGVSLAALSPTLVLGVLAVALSLGMLLPQTAGSPNWTTVAILALELLVVAAHIVVGYVLGLTLPRLLAVPVALVGSFVWMAYPAAMNVFWVRQLNGTNLAECCQLDQVAAPRSIVAPALASIGLLAAAWLVTVRGRRLRPLAPVVLTVAVAISAWMVHPLGYSAAESRSTASRTCSATHPQVCLWPEQRDNAKDINTWATDAHRRLTVAGVTTTAQLAPRSTTPTSDEVRALLALSALPKDIPACAQTGEWPGSRAYGPLSVWLTITAGADPQTVASRYAPPEVDVAKRVLEQTPHDQRVWFQQNVETLTRCDKQPVLDTRHL, encoded by the coding sequence GTGTCGATCGCGCCTCGCATCGGCCTTCTGCTGATCATCTGGCTGCTTGCCTACCGCGACAGTGTCACCGAGCTGGTGACCCGCGGGTATTGGGACTCAGTTGCCGGTCAAAGCTCGTCTCTCCTGGTGTGGACAGCACCGGCCGTGGCTGCCTGCGGCGCTTGGGAGGGGATGCGCGTTAGGCAGGCACGGACTCTGCAAGGGGCGCCGGCGCGGACGTTCACGGGGGTATCTCTCGCTGCACTCTCGCCCACCCTCGTCCTGGGAGTACTCGCGGTCGCGCTGTCCCTCGGCATGCTCCTGCCGCAGACTGCAGGCAGCCCCAATTGGACTACGGTGGCGATCCTCGCTCTGGAGCTGCTGGTCGTGGCGGCGCACATCGTCGTCGGATATGTCCTCGGGCTCACCCTGCCCCGGTTGCTGGCCGTGCCTGTTGCACTGGTGGGCAGCTTCGTGTGGATGGCCTACCCGGCGGCGATGAACGTCTTCTGGGTGCGCCAACTAAACGGTACGAACCTGGCCGAGTGCTGTCAGCTGGACCAAGTGGCCGCTCCCCGCAGCATTGTCGCCCCGGCCCTCGCCTCAATCGGACTGCTCGCAGCTGCCTGGCTGGTGACGGTACGGGGACGGCGACTGCGACCCCTCGCTCCCGTTGTCCTGACCGTCGCTGTAGCGATCTCGGCTTGGATGGTCCATCCCCTCGGTTACAGCGCCGCCGAATCCCGCTCCACAGCATCCCGCACCTGCTCAGCAACCCACCCGCAGGTCTGCCTCTGGCCCGAACAGCGCGACAACGCAAAGGACATCAACACGTGGGCAACGGACGCCCACAGGCGTCTGACTGTCGCAGGCGTCACGACAACTGCTCAACTGGCGCCCCGATCGACCACACCGACCTCCGACGAAGTCCGAGCCCTTCTCGCTCTGAGCGCCCTGCCCAAGGACATCCCAGCCTGCGCCCAAACCGGTGAGTGGCCAGGGAGCCGCGCCTACGGCCCACTGAGTGTCTGGCTCACCATCACCGCAGGCGCGGACCCCCAGACTGTCGCGTCCCGATATGCGCCCCCCGAAGTCGATGTCGCCAAACGCGTTCTCGAACAGACTCCACACGACCAACGGGTCTGGTTCCAGCAGAACGTCGAAACACTCACTCGGTGTGATAAGCAGCCCGTCCTTGACACACGGCACCTCTGA
- a CDS encoding ISAs1 family transposase — MGDTADRATRLPLTDGGRRLLGTAHYIVIVKGNQKKLRRQLKSLPWKDIPLQGRTRGIAHGRSEIRRIKAATVNSLLFPGARQAVQIKRRRTDRKTGKTTVKTVYAVTSLTAEQATAAQLAELVRDHWKIEALHHVRDTTFAEDASQLRTGNAPRVMATWRNLAIGVLRMAGVKNIAAGLRRNARDPRRPLTLLGLG, encoded by the coding sequence TTGGGGGATACCGCGGACCGCGCGACGCGCCTCCCGCTCACGGACGGTGGCCGACGGTTACTGGGAACAGCTCACTACATCGTGATCGTCAAGGGCAACCAGAAGAAGCTGCGCCGCCAGCTGAAGTCCCTTCCCTGGAAGGACATCCCGCTTCAGGGACGCACCCGGGGCATCGCCCACGGCCGCTCGGAGATCCGTCGGATCAAGGCCGCCACCGTGAACAGCCTCCTCTTCCCCGGAGCCCGCCAGGCCGTCCAGATCAAGCGTCGGCGCACCGACCGCAAGACCGGCAAGACCACCGTCAAGACGGTCTACGCCGTCACCAGCCTGACCGCCGAGCAGGCCACCGCTGCCCAGCTCGCCGAACTCGTCCGCGACCATTGGAAGATCGAGGCCCTGCACCATGTCCGCGACACCACCTTCGCCGAGGACGCCTCCCAACTGCGGACCGGCAACGCGCCCCGCGTGATGGCCACATGGCGCAACCTCGCCATCGGAGTCCTCCGCATGGCCGGAGTGAAGAACATCGCGGCCGGCCTCCGCCGCAACGCCCGCGACCCTCGCCGCCCCCTCACACTCCTCGGTCTCGGATGA
- a CDS encoding ISKra4 family transposase has product MSGGVLGGDLAAAEAAFAASRGLFEQVSARMQSVETGSLTHSQLEEVLGADMREVTRQLYQDHLRLRELTEQRIEQVVDAAGRERTRIERGRRRILSTVFGKVTVGRIAYRGDAVPDLHPADAALNLPAGMHSHGLAKQVAIEASRGSFAEAVERVNTLTGAGIGPRQAGELTVAAAADIDDFYAALAPEPCTDATLLVMSADGKGVVIRPEALREATARAAAAKGGNKLHKRLSAGEKNGRKRMATLGTVYDAEPAVRTADDIIADPDTGEQDTTRRSKGPRARSKWLTGSVNDTCSQVITAVFDQAEHRDPDHRRTWVALVDGAPHQIDLINEQAAARDVQVHIVIDIIHVLEYLWSAAHALHPGGSKDIEAWVARTARTILAGDALTAAETITTAATDAGIAPGQNKSIDDAVAHLTNKADYLRYDTALAAGWPIATGIIEGACRHLVKDRLDITGARWGLAGAEAVLKLRALRTNGDFDTYWAWHEQQEYTRNHQARYRNTLILTA; this is encoded by the coding sequence GTGAGCGGCGGCGTGCTCGGCGGGGATCTGGCGGCGGCGGAGGCCGCGTTCGCCGCCTCGCGGGGCTTGTTCGAGCAGGTCAGTGCCCGGATGCAGTCCGTGGAGACCGGTTCGTTGACGCACTCGCAGCTGGAGGAGGTGCTGGGCGCGGACATGCGGGAGGTGACGCGGCAGCTGTATCAGGACCATCTGCGGCTGCGGGAGCTGACCGAGCAGCGCATCGAGCAGGTCGTGGACGCCGCCGGCCGGGAGCGCACCAGGATCGAGCGGGGCCGGCGGCGGATCCTGTCCACGGTGTTCGGGAAGGTGACCGTCGGCCGGATCGCCTACCGCGGCGACGCCGTGCCGGATCTGCACCCGGCCGATGCGGCGCTGAACCTGCCGGCCGGGATGCATTCGCACGGCCTGGCCAAACAGGTCGCCATCGAGGCGTCCCGGGGCTCGTTCGCCGAAGCGGTCGAGCGCGTCAACACCCTGACCGGCGCCGGGATCGGCCCGCGGCAGGCCGGCGAGCTCACCGTCGCCGCCGCCGCGGACATCGACGACTTCTATGCCGCCCTCGCGCCCGAGCCGTGCACGGACGCCACGCTGCTGGTGATGTCGGCCGACGGCAAGGGCGTGGTGATAAGGCCGGAGGCCCTGCGGGAGGCCACCGCGAGAGCCGCCGCGGCCAAAGGCGGCAACAAGCTGCACAAACGCCTGTCAGCCGGGGAGAAGAACGGCCGAAAGCGCATGGCCACCCTCGGAACCGTCTACGACGCCGAACCCGCGGTACGCACCGCCGACGACATCATCGCCGACCCCGACACCGGCGAGCAGGACACCACCCGCCGGAGCAAAGGACCCAGGGCCCGCTCCAAGTGGCTGACCGGATCGGTCAACGACACCTGCTCCCAGGTCATCACCGCCGTGTTCGACCAGGCCGAACACCGAGACCCCGACCACCGGCGCACCTGGGTGGCCCTCGTGGACGGCGCACCCCACCAGATCGATCTGATCAACGAGCAGGCCGCCGCCCGCGACGTGCAGGTGCACATCGTGATCGACATCATCCACGTCCTGGAATACCTGTGGAGCGCCGCCCACGCCCTGCACCCCGGCGGCAGCAAGGACATCGAGGCATGGGTCGCCCGCACCGCCCGCACCATCCTGGCCGGAGACGCCCTGACCGCAGCCGAGACGATCACAACGGCCGCCACCGACGCAGGGATCGCCCCGGGCCAGAACAAGAGCATCGACGACGCCGTGGCCCACCTCACCAACAAAGCCGACTACCTGCGCTACGACACCGCGCTGGCCGCCGGCTGGCCCATCGCGACCGGGATCATCGAAGGCGCATGCCGCCACCTGGTAAAAGACCGCCTCGACATCACCGGGGCCCGCTGGGGCCTGGCCGGAGCCGAAGCCGTCCTGAAACTCCGCGCCCTGCGCACCAACGGCGACTTCGACACCTACTGGGCCTGGCACGAACAACAGGAGTACACCCGCAACCACCAGGCTCGCTACCGCAACACCCTCATACTCACCGCCTGA
- a CDS encoding ISAs1 family transposase, whose product MFVPPSSPVAAPACAVPRLEALGEGAAKDQVRCLVTEFESVTDPRGACGVRYRLSSLLALVVCAMTPAGHDSITAAAEWCRRATPEELAAFGLPYHPLLGRYRVPSEKTLRSVLGRLDPGEICAAAYDYLWPLLSAQPRRPEPVMPDGGTEREQRRAHRTAAHADPVRIRRRAIAVDGKCLRGARRPDGSRVFVLSAVRHGDGVTLASREIGAKTNEIPEFAPLLDQIDDADLAGTIVTADALHAPRDHATYLHERGAHYLLTIKNNQRAQARQLHALPWKKIPVIHRDDARGHGRHEQRLVQVVTVDGLLFPHAAQVLRIQRRRRLYGAKKWSSETVYAITDLPAEEANAAEIASWARGHWTVENTVHWCRDVTFNEDKSQVRTHNTPAVLAALRDLIRSTLKLAGYVNTAAGRRAHTERPRVLTLYGIT is encoded by the coding sequence GTGTTCGTTCCTCCATCATCCCCTGTCGCTGCCCCCGCTTGCGCAGTGCCCCGCCTGGAAGCCCTCGGCGAGGGGGCCGCCAAGGATCAAGTCCGCTGCCTGGTGACCGAGTTCGAGTCGGTCACCGATCCGAGAGGGGCTTGCGGGGTGCGGTACCGGCTCTCCTCGCTGCTGGCCCTGGTGGTCTGCGCGATGACACCCGCCGGCCACGACTCGATCACCGCGGCGGCGGAGTGGTGCCGACGCGCGACGCCGGAGGAACTGGCCGCCTTCGGCCTGCCCTACCACCCGCTCCTCGGCCGCTACCGGGTGCCGAGCGAGAAGACCCTGCGCAGCGTCCTGGGACGCCTGGATCCAGGTGAGATCTGTGCGGCGGCCTACGACTACCTTTGGCCCCTGCTGTCCGCACAGCCCCGTCGGCCGGAACCGGTCATGCCCGACGGCGGCACCGAGCGCGAACAGCGCCGGGCCCACCGGACAGCCGCCCACGCCGATCCGGTACGCATCCGGCGGCGGGCGATCGCGGTGGACGGCAAGTGCCTGCGCGGCGCGAGGCGCCCGGACGGCAGCCGGGTCTTCGTCCTGTCCGCCGTCCGTCACGGCGACGGTGTCACGCTCGCCTCCCGCGAGATCGGCGCGAAGACCAACGAAATCCCCGAGTTCGCACCCCTCCTCGACCAGATCGACGACGCGGACCTCGCGGGGACGATCGTCACCGCCGATGCACTCCATGCCCCACGCGACCACGCCACCTACCTGCACGAACGCGGCGCCCACTACCTGCTGACCATCAAGAACAACCAACGCGCACAAGCCCGTCAGCTCCACGCCCTGCCCTGGAAGAAGATCCCCGTGATCCACCGTGACGACGCCCGGGGCCACGGCCGACACGAGCAGCGGCTCGTGCAGGTCGTCACCGTCGACGGCCTGCTCTTCCCCCACGCGGCCCAGGTCCTGCGCATCCAGCGCAGACGCCGCCTCTACGGCGCGAAGAAGTGGTCCAGTGAGACCGTCTACGCGATCACCGACCTGCCCGCCGAGGAAGCGAACGCCGCCGAGATCGCGTCCTGGGCTCGCGGGCACTGGACCGTGGAAAACACCGTCCACTGGTGCCGAGATGTCACCTTCAACGAGGACAAGTCCCAGGTCAGGACCCACAACACGCCCGCCGTACTCGCAGCCCTCCGCGACCTGATCCGCAGCACACTCAAGCTCGCCGGCTACGTCAACACCGCCGCCGGACGACGAGCCCACACCGAACGCCCCCGCGTCCTCACCCTCTACGGCATCACATGA
- a CDS encoding helix-turn-helix domain-containing protein encodes MPAEGGAIQVHLEHLLAERDMTLTELAARVGITNANLSILKNGRAKAIRFTTLAGICRVLDCQPGDLITYRTDGEGAAESG; translated from the coding sequence ATGCCCGCCGAGGGGGGCGCCATCCAGGTGCATCTTGAACATCTCCTCGCGGAACGCGATATGACGCTCACTGAACTCGCGGCTCGCGTTGGCATCACCAACGCAAATTTGTCCATTCTCAAGAATGGTCGTGCGAAGGCGATCCGCTTTACGACACTCGCTGGAATCTGCCGGGTACTGGATTGTCAACCAGGTGACCTGATCACCTACCGCACCGATGGCGAGGGCGCTGCCGAATCAGGATAG
- the istB gene encoding IS21-like element helper ATPase IstB, whose translation MATPLRTVPGTNGDPLAEAIELTKRLKLPHLRRVLADLIPTAKAQRWDPAEVVRVLLAEEAAGRDRANLHTRRKRAGFPTGKTFGDWDETKSAIPRPTQDALKSLEWIGRRENFCICGPSGTGKSHFTEALGQTAVEAGLTVSWFTIEDLGVLVRRHRADDSIARALAKIIRSDLIIVDDIGLLPVSPDAAEGFYRLVDAAYERRSVAVSSNLHPSGFDEIMPKTLATATVDRLMHHAHIVVTQGDSYRLTQATSGQGVKPFS comes from the coding sequence ATGGCCACCCCACTTCGCACCGTTCCCGGCACCAACGGCGACCCGCTTGCCGAGGCCATCGAGCTGACGAAGCGGCTCAAACTCCCGCACCTGCGGCGGGTGTTGGCCGATCTGATCCCCACTGCCAAGGCCCAACGCTGGGACCCGGCCGAGGTCGTCCGCGTCCTGCTGGCCGAGGAAGCCGCCGGCCGGGACCGGGCCAACCTTCACACCCGCCGCAAGCGGGCCGGCTTCCCCACCGGCAAGACCTTCGGCGACTGGGACGAGACCAAGTCCGCCATCCCCCGACCCACCCAGGACGCCCTCAAGTCCCTGGAATGGATCGGGCGGCGGGAGAACTTTTGCATCTGCGGGCCCTCCGGCACGGGCAAGAGCCACTTCACCGAGGCCCTCGGCCAGACCGCGGTCGAGGCCGGGCTGACCGTCTCCTGGTTCACCATCGAGGATCTCGGAGTCCTGGTCCGCCGGCACCGCGCGGACGACTCGATCGCCCGAGCCCTCGCGAAGATCATCCGTTCGGATCTGATCATCGTCGACGACATCGGACTGCTGCCGGTCTCGCCGGACGCCGCAGAGGGCTTCTACCGCCTGGTCGATGCCGCCTACGAACGACGCTCGGTCGCCGTCAGCAGCAACCTCCACCCCTCCGGATTCGACGAGATCATGCCCAAGACCCTGGCCACCGCGACGGTCGACCGGCTCATGCACCACGCTCACATCGTCGTCACCCAGGGTGACAGCTACCGGCTCACCCAG